The Acidimicrobiales bacterium genome has a segment encoding these proteins:
- a CDS encoding alpha/beta hydrolase: MTSTAAQPRTLPPARIVALVLIAVVMVGLTYIRVGSASHRVSVPAGAKAGELDLKPCTYGTEDGTAPADCGTLIVPENRSNPRSRLVALPVTRIRSRSDHPKEPVFRLEGGPGITNMEFTKASRFLGDRDVVLVGYRGVDGSSVLDCPEVSSALKRSTDRLSDSSFRAFAGGFRSCAERLTGQGVDLAGYSQTQQVEDMEAARVALGYDKVDLLSESAGTRTAMIYAWRHPEQIHRSVMIGVNPPGHYVWDPAVTDRQLRRYAELCAKDDSCSRRTNDLVASFRRTETDLPDRWGILPINKANARIGSFLGLFETASEMAPLTGPMVVDTWLSAAAGDPSGLWLLSAFGDFVFPHMFTWGEFAAVGVQDAGAARSYFSAGGDPGSILGNPATAFLWAGGRLPDAWPANADDTQYGQVRPSSVETLLIGGELDFSTPPEVAARELLPFLPNGHQVVIPGLGHSGSFYNDQPDAGTRLINTFLDSGQVDQSLYQPATVDFTPGAHHASLAKTVAGIMAGMAVLTILTLLALALRVRRRGQLGPVASALVRSILVIFLGLGGWFLGTLVVLATMPGVSLDNQLLAVVSVSVPVALAISLAWVHRDRSAGAKLGGVAAVAGGSVVGAWLGFHAATELFALVTAIAGAIATANLAVILFEVRQASRGRSIAPAPRDSSTLAAGARDDAQLVSSR, from the coding sequence ATGACCAGCACAGCCGCACAGCCAAGGACCCTTCCGCCGGCGCGGATCGTCGCCCTCGTCCTCATCGCAGTCGTCATGGTGGGGCTCACCTACATCCGAGTGGGGTCGGCGTCCCACCGGGTCTCGGTCCCGGCCGGCGCCAAGGCCGGCGAACTCGACCTGAAGCCCTGCACGTACGGCACCGAGGATGGCACCGCTCCCGCGGACTGCGGCACCCTGATCGTGCCCGAGAACCGCTCGAACCCGCGGTCCCGGCTGGTCGCCCTTCCCGTGACCCGCATCCGCTCCCGCTCGGACCACCCGAAGGAGCCCGTGTTCCGCCTGGAGGGCGGCCCCGGGATCACCAACATGGAGTTCACCAAGGCGAGCCGCTTCCTCGGCGACCGGGACGTGGTCCTCGTGGGATACCGGGGTGTCGACGGGTCATCGGTGCTCGACTGCCCCGAGGTCTCCTCGGCCCTCAAACGGTCGACGGACCGGTTGTCCGACTCGTCCTTCCGGGCCTTCGCCGGCGGATTCCGATCCTGCGCCGAGCGGCTGACCGGCCAGGGCGTCGATCTCGCCGGCTACAGCCAGACCCAGCAGGTCGAGGACATGGAGGCGGCCCGGGTGGCCCTCGGCTACGACAAGGTCGACCTGCTGAGCGAGAGCGCCGGCACCCGCACGGCCATGATCTATGCGTGGCGGCATCCGGAGCAGATTCATCGCTCGGTGATGATCGGCGTGAATCCGCCGGGCCACTACGTGTGGGATCCGGCGGTGACCGACCGCCAGCTCCGGCGCTACGCAGAGCTGTGCGCCAAGGACGACAGTTGCAGCCGTCGGACCAACGACCTCGTGGCGTCTTTCAGGAGGACGGAGACCGACCTGCCTGATCGATGGGGAATCCTTCCCATCAACAAGGCCAATGCGCGCATCGGCTCGTTCCTCGGGTTGTTCGAGACGGCGTCCGAGATGGCTCCTCTCACCGGCCCCATGGTGGTCGACACATGGCTCTCGGCAGCCGCAGGTGACCCCAGCGGGCTCTGGCTCCTCTCGGCGTTCGGCGACTTCGTGTTCCCCCACATGTTCACCTGGGGCGAGTTCGCGGCCGTCGGCGTCCAGGACGCGGGCGCCGCTCGCAGCTACTTCTCGGCCGGCGGTGACCCGGGATCGATTCTCGGGAACCCCGCCACCGCCTTCCTCTGGGCGGGCGGGCGTCTGCCCGACGCCTGGCCGGCCAACGCCGACGACACGCAGTACGGCCAAGTCCGGCCGTCCTCCGTGGAGACGCTGCTCATCGGCGGCGAGCTCGACTTCTCCACCCCGCCCGAGGTGGCGGCGAGGGAGTTGCTGCCCTTCCTGCCCAACGGCCATCAGGTCGTGATCCCCGGGCTCGGGCACTCGGGGTCGTTCTACAACGACCAGCCCGATGCGGGTACCCGCCTGATCAACACCTTCCTGGACAGCGGACAGGTCGACCAGTCGCTCTACCAGCCGGCGACGGTGGATTTCACGCCCGGCGCACACCACGCCAGCCTGGCCAAAACAGTGGCCGGCATCATGGCCGGCATGGCCGTGCTGACGATTCTGACCCTGCTGGCGCTGGCCCTCCGGGTTCGCCGGCGGGGGCAGCTCGGACCCGTGGCGAGCGCGCTGGTGCGATCGATCCTCGTGATCTTCCTCGGCCTCGGAGGCTGGTTCCTCGGCACGCTCGTCGTCCTCGCGACGATGCCCGGCGTCTCGCTCGACAACCAGCTCCTCGCCGTGGTGAGCGTGAGCGTACCCGTCGCCCTGGCGATCTCTCTGGCCTGGGTGCACCGGGACCGGTCGGCAGGAGCGAAGCTCGGCGGCGTGGCCGCGGTCGCCGGTGGCTCGGTGGTCGGCGCCTGGCTGGGGTTCCACGCCGCGACCGAGCTGTTCGCCCTCGTCACCGCCATCGCCGGCGCCATCGCCACGGCCAACCTGGCCGTGATCCTGTTCGAAGTGCGGCAGGCATCGCGCGGTCGTTCGATCGCCCCCGCACCCCGCGACAGCTCCACGCTGGCCGCCGGCGCGCGGGACGATGCTCAGCTCGTGTCGTCCCGCTGA